The window CTGCACAATCCCCGCCGcagaagaagagaaaaacccaaccgaggCGTAAACTgattatcgcttcatcctcaagcgaatctgaggaagagataTATGCTTTTGAAGGCTCGCCtcatggtaacactccaccacgatctcctACCCCTGAAATTCACTTCTCTACTTCTCCTATCTCCTCTCCACCAGTTATAATTCCtgtttctattccccccataacttccaccatTGAAATACCTTtcacctccatcccagtaccacctcccatatttaccgaagcaaccaccaccaccactgcagaagtaagaaccaacgtatctgatacgggggttcatacaaACGCACCCAAATCCACTTCAGCACCCAAACCcagaccaacaaccgaacacaccacccaacccgaacctactactactaccgagcctccagcttcaccaccaccatcttctcctgctcatgcatcagagggtgaagaaccacttcttggcggggaggacatgaccttcgattcggtctattacagtccgtttcaagttcagagtgacgatgatgacgatgctcctgtcacaaagaggcatctcaaggagctacatgataaaatcgattcgctcattccctcatcttctacatctcagtcctccatatctgaagctgccattcaaaaaattgttgatgctttttccaaagctcatcaagtttcttttgattccgccactgcagccattgatgcctcaaccaaagcttgtcaagcagcgaccgaaaaagttgataaactattcactgatgcttcttccttactaaaatctttacaggaaagtgcTGCAGCCACCAAGACAAcgctggaacccattgtcaaccagctggctacatcagtcgcatctgagctgaagtcgttcgcttcacttcgtcaaactatttctgacgacaactcagctttcagaacaaccattgaggagcgtctctccaagcttcaagaagacttagctgctgagaactctctcatggatgctctcgcaaggaagactaccactctgaaagtcaagagtcttcaactctccaaATCTCAataggagattgagtctcttcgatctgaaagagaggtggttaaatcatgtgtttcggatttccactcagctatctcaaacatccttgaagcacatgacccgatcgtcaattattctgtgaggcgtgaccttgcagagaagcttgctcctgccctcttTCTtctgagcaaaattgaagggctccttgatttcatgtccattctaaaacaagggggagaaaaagagaatatgtctcaaccgcctcctacttcaacagcaacacacacaatcgaacctcctccagtaggccaagcctccggttccggtgtaaaagacaagggcaagaagATTGCTAAGGAGAGCGATGaagatgataaggagacaattgccgaccttcTGAAGCGAGAAGGTCGAGATAAaaaggctgacatcagtgctcgtgtggctagagaggctgaagaagccgaaaggagacagaaagaagcccatgaccttctcgagagcaggaaaactctttttcctccttggactcttgaaaaactaatttaagaagccatcgaaacacccaatatgttgtggctagaacctgtgatctctttagatcgttttaacactgtcgactctcagttcgatatgccactgacccgaaaggcgtttatttttcatgcctttgccaacattgctgagttcccccatcctcatccaaaggttgatcgggacttagtcgaattttatctgagggcagctcaaccacaataccaaacttggagcgctcagaaaatcgtcAATGTTCGAGTCCTAAAGCCGTAtagggaaggcaacttcaccaacgttcggttcaaggtactacggggatctgccaagaccgaacatgccatctcacttgcagatcttcccaaccttaatcccgatgactggattatcttgcacaacatccttcttacaaacgaagccgaatatggtccgatcatcgaccactttaagaggatgcttgtatgctatgtcatggaagttgctctgatggatcaggagatagcaagcgtattcaagaagaagcctaccatatctcctgttggctctgccagtgatctcaacatgatgcagatggggaagattgacccaaagagaaactccgtcatgtttaccaggaacgaaggacagaaatgtctttttgccttggcagacaaacatctctacaccactgcttgtttggaacacgttttagggatcatccatcgatgcaagcagaatacAGCGGATGAGataaagtactttgatgatatgattcaatggtacattcgcttcagacagactatccttgcacTTATCTCACGTCTATTTGATACAACAAAGAAGGTTCCCGCTACTGGCCCAACCAAAAAGAAACAATAGTCttgctccaaattgacgcaaagggggagattgttaggtccagtatagtgttgcgtctattgggctcgttagctagtccaatgtttatctccggtatgggtctgtccatccgtgagttttgtagggtttaatataaatagatgcttgcatgcatcctagtagATGATGATTAATaacgattagagaagtattgttcagcatattcatcgttcttattttgtaaccctagaatcctctacagcgaaagttcttagtcgagctctgctgaggatcgagtaatctaatcatttgacacattctgattcatacttgtgttttgtttttacTATTTTTACGTTTATTacttacctgttacgaagatctaatcgatcaatgagttatttttttaactcatcaatatatatatatatatatatatatatatatatatatatatatatatatatatatatatatatatatatatatatatatatatatatatatatatagtagatgTGTGTCCGTGCAAAACAACGGtaataaatagtttttttttttttttttttttttgcgaatAGTTTTACTACGGGAAACTAGTTATTAAATTTTGTTATTAATTATTATGTAATAAGAaaaattatcacttttaattaaaatatttatgttttgaaCTGATATTTATATTGTATGTTTATACATTTGatgttaattaattattatttgtATCTAGTTTAAAAATTGTAAATTATtgataaatttaatattttaaaattgttattttgctccaaattaattttttaataacctTTTCTAATTCAAGtctttaaaattttattaaatattaatgattttgttatgcataattgatttgtacaaaaaacTTAGTATcttatacctcttaaaattcaagatatatctaatatgttttatatatatatatatatatatatatatatatatatatatatatatatatatatatatatatatatatatatatatatatatatatatatatatatatatattaccattAGTActtcataaattaattaatttttacgTCCATATTAAAAAATAACTAATATCAAATTAtcataataaataaaagaaaaagccAATAACTCAAACGTTGAAGTATTCCACGGTGGGAATACGATGGCTTTGCATGCATTATATTGTCTTCTAGTTTACATGTATATAGTTTTATTTATTGTAGTTGGTAGATTCACTTCTAAaatttttaattagttttttcaTCACTATAACTATTTTCAATTTAATTAGAAAATAGAGATATTTCACCTATATAAAGGATTAGACGCTGTCTCAAATTCATAACTCAAATCCCACTTCTACTAGTAGAAATGGGAACAAAAGGGAAGATGTCTTCAAAGGCCACCCTTCTAATCTCTTTTGCAGTAGTTATTGTTTCTTTATGTTTGCCCTCATTGACCACCGCAGCCTACCCTTACTCatctccaccacctcctcaaccaaagaaatcaccaccaccaccacctaagCATCATTATGTTTAcaaatcaccaccaccaccaccaccaccggtctataagtcaccaccaccaccggtgtataaatcatcaccaccaccacctgttTACAAGTCACCGCCACCTCCTACTCCGGTTTATAAGTCCCCACCACCTCCAAAGAAACCATATGTATAcaaatcaccaccaccaccacctccggtTCACAAGTCTCCACCACCACCGGTTTACAAGTCACCACCACCTCCTGCTTACAAGTCACCACCGCCACCGGTACATAAATCACCGCCGCCACCTGTTTAcaagtcaccaccaccacctgttTACAAGTCACCACCTCCACCTCATTACGTCTACaagtcaccaccaccaccggtctacaagtcaccaccaccacccgtgCATAAGTCACCGCCACCACCAGTCTACAAATCCCCACCGCCACCGGTTCACAAATCACCGCCGCCACCGGTCTAcaagtcaccaccaccaccagttcATAAGTCACCACCTCCACCCGTTTACAAGTCACCACCACGTCCACTTCACAAGTCTCCACCACCACCGAAGAAACACTACATCTATAAATCACCACCGCCACCTCCTCCGATTTATAAGTCTCCACCCCCACCACCACCAAAAAAACCATACGTATACAAatctccaccaccaccaacccATGTCCACAAatctccaccaccaccaacccCTGTGTATAAAtccccaccacctcctccaactcCGGTGAAAAAGCACCCACCCCCACATTATATCTACAgttcaccacctcctcctcacCATTAAGAAGTGACCACTGTTTTTAATTAAGGATAGTAACAAGTTAATATTCTGTGAAGACAAACAATAATCGAGCAGGACAAGAAGGGTTGAAAGTTGTACGGAAATGACTTGTACTTTGATTCATGTTTTCAATAAATAGTTGCGTTTTTTTCTTTTGTGTTTGGGTTTGATAATAAAGgtatcaataaaaaaaattgttgttttacATCCTTTATTATCGGTTTACacttcttaatatatatatatatatatatatatatatatatatatatatatatatatatatatatatatatatatatatatatatatatatatatattgaacagGCAAGTACTAACACTCCATTTTTCTACAAACACCTAATATCAATATCGATGGGCTacatgttttaatataaatttgTTAATCATTGTAAacttaaaaaatttcatttaacaaaaaatgttataaaatattCAAAACTTTGATTAGCCATATTTGTATATTTGCATTCAACTAATTATATGTTAGCTTGTTAAGCATGCAcatttatattattaattaaatgACTTAGAATCCCTTTACGTTCCAGTTTTTatttcatctttaaccttttaaAAATAAGTCTGTCGATAATCCGGAAAACAATACATTTTTTCAGCACCAAATTGTAATAATCTTTATAACCGGTCGCTAACTCGTCTATAGAAAATTTACTAATATTTTTGGGGATCAAAAGGTTTCACTGAAATTACAGTCTAAAGCTGATATTTGAAAATTAACGGCggattattaaaaaaattattaaaataacaACATAAGTGAACAAACTTTAAAAGATTTCTGATTGTTTCGATTGGATATTCATATAAGTGCTTGATTGCTTCATTAATACATttaatatttatgtttaattatgttatgtgtttcacaaCTCATCATAGTTTTGTTAGATCCTTGTACATTCACACACAAATACTCTATAGTTTTGTATCGAATGGTGGAGTTTTGATTGTATACACatgtaatatgtttagaatatgtataaattGGTAAAATAAAGTAAGAacttaaatttttaatttatacgaaaagatgaaacaaaacaaataatgtttaaatataaaaaacattaaaGATACGAAAGTTTATGGCTATTTTTGATGAATTTGAAGGATTAGCGATGGATGCATCAAAACTATAAATTTCGTCGCTAAATTCATCAAAATCAGCGACAGCTTAGCCACCGCCCTTAatgatttttctagattttttttttggaaagcaAAATATGATAAAACGAACAAAACCTCTGAATTATCAAGAAGTTCAAACGCAGGCAAACAACAAAACAAGATAAGTGTAAGAAGGGCGAAATACTCCAATCTACCCATCTTCCAACACATAGTCTACTTCTAAAATTACACCATACATATGAGAGAGAAATAACCTTATCAACGATTATGGTGGGGAAGAACTAATATTTTTAAACACCTTGTTGTTTCTCGTGGCCCAAATACTCTATAGTAAGCAGTAGAAGATCACAGTAATTATCTTCATTTTCCTAGGACAATTGCCCCGGTTTGTAGCATAATCAACAAATTTAGACACGTCACAGAACTGTCGAGACGGAATACAGCACCACTTAAGAACCCAATCTCTAGCAATAACGACAGTATGACAATTGATAAGCACATGATTCACCGTTTTAGTTTCGCCCAAACATAGATGACAAGAAAGAGATTTAACCATTATACCCCTATTAAGTAACGTATCAACAACTAGAATTCTACCCAACATAACCTTCAAAATGAAGCATCAAACATTCTGAATGGGGTAATTTTTTACCAGCATCTTGAGTGTCCAACTGAATGGTGAAGCTTGGAGTCAATACATTTTCTCATAATCCCAACAGTGAATTGACCATCAGCAGCAGCAAGATTGAAATTAAAACCAATAAGGAAATATTGAAGGCAACATCACTAAGAAGGGAGTAGAGACAGTCCAATTCCATTATTGCCTCGATTTAATTGGGAGCTTTTTTCCAGTTCCAGAAATAGAGTCGTTCCCTTGGTACTTATGAGAGAATAAGCAACATTTTATAGTTTCAAGTTCGTATAAGCGTGTGAATTTGTATTGTAATGTATAAGGTCCAATCCACATGTCTTTCCAAAACATAAAATCCACATCAGAGCCTGAGGTGAGAGAGAATAAATCAAATAAATCAATGCCCAACAAAGGAAGGTTGTTTATGGCCTTTGATATTGTAAGATCCCGACTCCCAAGTATAAATTTTAAAAGCTTTGTATTCATTTTATTGAGGGaacacgacgagttggaggccccaactcgtcgtgtcgaACCTAGTCAGCCCGCGTGGTTTATGccttctactcgacaagttggaggacaccaactcgacgagtagaggttgtgcatgataaccctaattttttgggtttgcaccctatttaaagggccttaagtcCTTTCCTCTAGCCTCCTTACAACCTTTTGACGACCATAAGCAACCCTAATCGATCTTAACCCTATCCTTAAGTGTGTGAGAGGCTAAAATTGTGTTTCCGGTGCATTTGTTGAAGAAGCTTGAAGATTAAGAAGCTTGGAACGAGGGAAAGCTTGTAGATCTAGTATCTACATCGTGTTGGCATCCAGtagaaggtaaaaagtctttaccCTGGCCttccatttcttagatctcttcttatGTTGAATATGGGCATTTTGGTGCAAAATGGAGTCACTTTTGGATTTGAGCTTGTACCAAGGGCAtggtttcagatctggactcctctaggcccttatggacataaagcctcaagctttatgaagctttggccCTCCTTCATGTCCAAAACCTTCTTCTAAGGCTAGTTATGAGTGTTTTACCCTCATGGAGCCTTGaatacacgtaaagttagcaactttatgtgatagcaacaccctaggagcctagatctacagtttggtgTTTTGATATCACTTAAAAGCATCTGAATGAGAAAtagactgaaggaactcgacgagttgcatagtcaactcgacaagttgaaagAAGGTTTCCTGCCTTCTGGAttctgcatgaactcggcgagttggaggggCAACTctacgagttggttagggttttcccgacattttTGGACaatacatggactcgacgagttgtctggaaactcggcGGGTCAATTGGGGTTTTCGCGATTTcttgagttctgaaggaacttgacgagtcagtgagctacactcgacgagttgggtcaacatggactgttgaccttgaccgttgactttgactttgaccaagggttgaccggtttgactttttggggtattttagtaatttggaaaatttatggaagtggatcatttGTGGATGTAGGTGTTTGAGTTTGGAAATGTATTTAGGAAGTTTGACATTATCATTatgagctacttgtgaggtgagttgtcctcactatactaatagggtcgaaggcaccaataccgacccttcttttggattgttatcctggttattgcatgatgatatgcttagtgacctgttaggttggtaccctggtatataggatgatgctatgttattaaccgattaggtcggtatcctggtatataggataatgttatgttagtgatctgttagatctatataACTATCTATCTGTACATGCTAgctagtgtatgatatttatgtgcacatgattgtttgattaggGGTTGGGATGAGGCGTTCATGCTTTGTGCTTgcgccaacatacccagggcggaccggatagactgtagaCCTGGTTAAGGCATAGTAGTTAGGCCGAGGGCCTGACGACGGTCCGGATAGGCTAATGGCCCTAAGAGGCGGTTCAAACGTGCCGATGGCtcggagagtggtccagataaactaatggccctgcgaggcggtccagtcaggctaatGGCTCATTATACATGctgttttttatgatatggttatatttgtatgacgttggtattttgggggaaactactaagcttcgggcttacagttgttgattatgtgtcaagtacttctgatgatcacgggaaggcaaagtcgtgatcgtgcacctccttatatttttatgatatgattctgggatactctgacatgaaaccattttgaaaacaaatttgtaataattattggtttttgaatgatttaaaaagttttaaattggcatatTTTTTAGGGTGTTACAGATATCTCACACCATACGCTACACCAGGGCTGTTTTTTTAGATGTGTATGACACTGGTTTCCTACTTAGGTTGTGAATTCAGTAAATTACATTCCCCCATAGGTTGTTTGGCTCCATTTTCAATCTCCGTCACCACTTAGTGAGTAAAGCAAGGTTTTGTGCTTTTAATGACCCAACACCTAAACCGCTGCTTTCTTTGGAAGCCACTACTTTGCGCCACACAACCCAATGAATCTTAGATTTATTTTCTTCACCTCCCCATAAGAATTTCTCTTAATCTTCTTGAGGGTATCGATACTCTCGATTAGGTCTTTAAAAAGCAAGAAATAATATCTCGGTAAGTTGTAGAGAGCCGACTTGATTAATGTAAGTCGACCACCAAATGATAGAGTTTTGGCTTTCCAAATGGACAATTTATTGTTGAATCTATCAATTacagacttccaatattttttcCACATCATCTTTGCTCCCATGGGTACACCTAAATAAATGAAAGGAAGGGATCCATTTAAATATACCATCAATCTTGCTCTCCTGTTAAGTTCTAAATCGAGGTTTCCGATACCAAAAGGTCTAGACTTATGGAAATTGACTTTTAAACCAGGTGATACTTCAAAACATTTCAGAATACGGGATAGAATGCACATGCTACAACTTTACCATTCTCCCACGAAAATTGCATCGTCAACATAAAAGAGGTGAGAAATGGTAGGTCCCGAGTTTGGAAGATTGATATCATGGTAATGGGATTTATTACATGTACTTTTTAGTGCCACattctgtagcacctggttcttagtatgtattctgttattaaatcttcatttatttttgcatttttagccttggactcggtgagtcgaaggactgactcgcctagtagaagcgggatgaggcgtgGGGTTTAAGTTGCGGACTTGGCGAGTAGCcgttgtttggacaaaaaccctaaggggtttacaccctatttaaacgaccttatgcagcctcctctccccctttatgctcccaaacactcctcatagcaaaccctagccgtttttgtgaagatctaaggctttttgaatgattcttgtgaattttgatctcaaggaagaaggaagagcatagaaggatcaagaggggactgaaggattcgagtttggtttatcatttgcagtctttggaaggtataaagtcttaaccttgctcattcatttattagatccctctttggggtgaattagggcttttataagccatttttggtggccaaccatgtttgcaaacatggttgggggtttaggCTTCTGTAtaatgtcattttatgagctaCAAGttagatctaggttgctttttgcaccaaggaagacCACATGCAACAAAAGAGctattttagagccttttaagctctaatgtcccatgcatgcacgtaaagtttgtaactgtacgtgctagatcgagtttaggggcctggatctatcatttggttaagtgttgtacatcagaaatcgaagttcttaaTAAGGAAtgtggtagactcggcgagtccaagggttttggtcccatatcagtgagtgtcataaggaccagttgagtttggaagggttttaggagtcccggggagtgacctaacgttctggactaagcaaagtgttctgggaattcatggtactcggcgagtgcatgaacagactaggcaagtccaagacaatcttcatggaactcgacgagttgttcatcaactcggcgagtcgacgacagaaggtgttcataggatgaagagtaactcgacgagttgttcatacaactcggcgagtcaagttagGACATGAGTATcaattgatgatgaactcgacgagttgttcatacaactcggcgagtcgcatgtggattcagtcggtgttcatttagaaggaaaactcgtcgagtcatcgcctaactcgacgagtagagacgggtatgaggtctgatggaaggatagggactcggcaagttggcgagccaactcggcgagtcaggtcaactggaagttgactttgactttgacttggtcgaGGGGTaacatggtcattttaccctaagggtagatgtcagtttctgactaagtgttttgtgggaattatagctggaggatttccggagtagcAGCGGCAGCAattagaggattcccgcacagttcagcagctacgaggtgagttactttccagtaggggtgggtctaaagccacaatgccagcccaccattgagtatttagaagataattgtctttgtgataatttatcttggtctggtatgcgttggttatgagttatatctgcatgatatgttgcatgatagggatagtttccctgatagtggtccttaggaccaaggggtaggtcagtacccggatatgtctgaatgtgtgcttatatcttgctattatatgctagtggtaggggtggaatagtccccagttaccggttgaaagataccgatgatgattaccggttgaaatataccgatgacgattatcggttgaaagataccgatggtattgtatggtatgtggtatgatgggggaactcactaagctttgtgcttatggtttcagtttttggtttcaggtacctcttcatccaaggggaaggagttggtggcgtagcatggcatcacacacactcacatatgatttccgcccggtgttttctgggattgtactctgatatgacatttgttcatggttgtgggattcaaatatgatacttggttttgagatgatgtgtttatacaatattttctaatgaatgttttatgaattaactaatcaaaaatgaaatttttggacttgaattttAGGACGTTACACATTCAACCCTTCCATGACTATAATATATAGGAATAGAGATAAAGGGTCGCCTTGACGAACACCTCTAGTAATATCTTTCGTTGGCGAACCATTAACAAGGACGAGGCTTGAAAGAATAAGAGACATTGAACATCCAAGATCTCCACTTTGCACTAAAACCCATTTGCTCCATGGTTGAATCAACAAATTTCTAGTTTACCTAGTCAAATGCTTTTTTCGAAGTcgaatttaaataaaaatatcttCTTTTAAATCTTCCTAGCCTAAGAACAAACTTCATTTATGATTAGAAGACCATCAAGAATATTTCTTCCTTTAATGTAGGCCGATTGAACCTGATCATCAATTACCGATCCAATAAACCCTTTTAGTCTGATAGCTAAAACCTTttccataattttataaatacttCAAATCTTGCTAATTTGTCTATAATATCCTAGCAAGAGGGTGTCTTTACATTTTGGTATAAGATTGATGAAAGAAGAATTGCATCCACACACTATACACTCGAATTCCTCAAAATGCTTCATGAAATGGAAAACATCATACTTCATAACATCCCACATGTTTTTGAAAAACTTGAAGGTGAAGTTGCCCAGACTTGGTGCCTTATCACCTCCACATCTCCAAACAACATCTTTAATTTCATCAATAGAGAAACAAGTATCCGTATAAGCCATTTAAACCAAGGAGATTTATTTAAATAGGGGACTAACAAGTTTCCATCTATTTGGCCATTTTCCATGGAACTTGGCACTGAATAAGTCAAAAACTTCCTTCATGATTCTTTTGGGATCAGTAGACCATACCCCATTTATGATGATCACGTGAATTCTATTTTTACAAATTTTATTCTTCAACATCCCATG of the Lactuca sativa cultivar Salinas chromosome 6, Lsat_Salinas_v11, whole genome shotgun sequence genome contains:
- the LOC111901912 gene encoding extensin codes for the protein MGTKGKMSSKATLLISFAVVIVSLCLPSLTTAAYPYSSPPPPQPKKSPPPPPKHHYVYKSPPPPPPPVYKSPPPPVYKSSPPPPVYKSPPPPTPVYKSPPPPKKPYVYKSPPPPPPVHKSPPPPVYKSPPPPAYKSPPPPVHKSPPPPVYKSPPPPVYKSPPPPHYVYKSPPPPVYKSPPPPVHKSPPPPVYKSPPPPVHKSPPPPVYKSPPPPVHKSPPPPVYKSPPRPLHKSPPPPKKHYIYKSPPPPPPIYKSPPPPPPKKPYVYKSPPPPTHVHKSPPPPTPVYKSPPPPPTPVKKHPPPHYIYSSPPPPHH